The following proteins are co-located in the Primulina tabacum isolate GXHZ01 chromosome 11, ASM2559414v2, whole genome shotgun sequence genome:
- the LOC142519691 gene encoding uncharacterized protein LOC142519691 translates to MRLEHYQGIIDSIINGETKGNEIGRRIVLPPSFIGGSRDMRRRYLDAMALVRKFGKLDLFITMACNPEWKEITDNLKEGQQPHDRPDLPTRRGMPHMHMLIILRQDSKINGPENFDYYVSEELPNKDKNPNLHNFVVKHMMLGPCGDLNKKNSCMIVGRCKSNYPRQFCQSTTQGKDGYPIYRRRNYGQIVDTRKAKLNNQCVVPHNCNLLLSNSDTVVDEIKNFQDARWVSAQEALWRIFEFDLNEISPAQYLIYMPNSYNIMYGTKETSVGMKGKSKGYWAYKWCKFYRKRKLMEIFVSHSKKQNSKRGYLNQIREALSV, encoded by the exons ATGAGGTTAGAACATTATCAAGGTATCATTGACAGCATTATAAATGGAGAAACAAAAGGAAATGAAATTGGAAGAAGAATAGTTCTTCCACCATCATTTATCGGAGGATCAAGGGATATGCGTCGTAGATATCTTGATGCAATGGCATTAGTAAGAAAGTTTGGAAAACTTGATCTTTTCATTACAATGGCTTGTAATCCAGAATGGAAAGAGATAACAGATAATTTGAAAGAAGGTCAACAACCTCATGATCGACCTGATTTACCTACCAGG AGGGGGATGCCTCATATGCACATGTTGATTATTTTGAGGCAAGATTCTAAAATCAATGGTCCTGAAAATTTTGATTACTATGTATCAGAAGAATTACCAAACAAAGACAAAAATCCCAACCTTCATAATTTTGTTGTGAAGCATATGATGCTTGGTCCTTGTGGggatttaaataaaaagaaTTCTTGTATGATTGTTGGGCGTTGTAAAAGCAACTATCCACGCCAGTTTTGTCAAAGTACAACACAAGGAAAAGATGGTTATCCAATTtatagaagaagaaattatGGGCAAATAGTTGATACACGAAAGGCAAAGCTAAACAATCAATGTGTTGTTCCTCACAATTGTAACCTTCTGTTAAG CAATAGTGATACTGTTGTGGATGAGATTAAGAACTTTCAAGATGCAAGGTGGGTCTCAGCACAAGAAGCACTGTGGAGaatatttgaatttgatttaaaCGAGATATCCCCGGCT CAATATCTTATTTATATGCCGAATTCCTACAACATTATGTATGGGACAAAAGAAACAAGTGTTGGTATGAAAGGAAAAAGTAAAGGTTATTGGGCGTATAAATGGTGCAAATTCTACAGAAAAAGAAAG TTAATGGAAATATTTGTTTCACATTCAAAGAAGCAGAACAGCAAAAGGGGTTACTTGAATCAGATCAGAGAAGCTTTGAGTGTTTGA